From a region of the Hymenobacter jejuensis genome:
- a CDS encoding alpha/beta hydrolase, which yields MLFSSCGENKTSTEQTATSTQDSTATAAADTSTASTGSKPVKPAGAAPAWAPNMAPEMQTVIEKLTSLSGPTPPEEQTPAQVRKAPSPTDATMAVMKDFGIPSPPSPLDTMSKEVAPGVKARIYTPRGAQGPLPVVVYYHGGGWVIANLDTYDPSVRALAEKTNAIFVSVAYRQGPEHKFPTAHNDSFAAYQWVLKNAASIKGDPKRVAVAGESAGGNLAAAVCMMARDKGVMQPKYQLLVYPIAGYNLNTPSYLAHTKSKPLNKPFMAWFFQHYLRTPADGKNPLIDLVHAPNLKGLAPATVIGAGIDPLMSEGKTYADKLQAAGVPVNYKLYDNVTHEFFGMGAVVPQAREAEDLAASDLKAALNK from the coding sequence TTGCTATTCTCTTCTTGTGGCGAAAACAAAACCTCAACGGAGCAAACTGCTACTTCAACCCAAGATTCAACTGCTACCGCTGCGGCCGATACAAGTACTGCCTCTACCGGCAGCAAGCCTGTGAAGCCAGCCGGCGCTGCGCCGGCTTGGGCCCCAAACATGGCCCCTGAAATGCAAACTGTGATCGAAAAGCTGACCAGCTTGAGCGGCCCCACACCACCTGAAGAGCAGACGCCCGCCCAGGTTCGGAAAGCCCCTTCCCCAACCGATGCTACAATGGCGGTGATGAAGGACTTTGGCATCCCCTCCCCTCCTTCGCCCCTCGACACGATGAGCAAAGAAGTAGCACCGGGGGTGAAGGCACGCATTTATACGCCGCGTGGTGCCCAAGGCCCTTTGCCCGTAGTTGTGTATTACCACGGCGGAGGCTGGGTCATTGCCAATCTCGACACGTACGATCCGTCGGTGCGGGCGCTGGCCGAAAAAACCAACGCCATTTTCGTTTCGGTGGCGTATCGGCAGGGTCCGGAGCACAAGTTCCCAACGGCTCATAATGATTCGTTTGCGGCGTATCAATGGGTGCTCAAAAATGCCGCTTCCATCAAAGGCGACCCTAAGCGCGTGGCCGTGGCCGGGGAAAGCGCAGGTGGTAACTTGGCAGCGGCCGTGTGCATGATGGCGCGCGACAAGGGCGTGATGCAGCCTAAATACCAGTTGCTTGTGTATCCTATTGCCGGCTACAACCTAAACACGCCTTCTTACCTAGCGCATACCAAGTCGAAACCGTTGAACAAGCCATTTATGGCGTGGTTCTTTCAGCACTACCTGCGCACTCCAGCCGATGGCAAAAACCCGCTGATTGACTTAGTACATGCGCCTAATCTGAAAGGCTTGGCCCCCGCTACGGTAATTGGTGCCGGTATTGACCCGCTCATGAGCGAAGGCAAAACTTACGCCGACAAGTTGCAAGCCGCCGGGGTTCCCGTCAACTACAAGCTCTACGACAACGTTACCCACGAATTCTTTGGG
- a CDS encoding HNH endonuclease — MYVIPNVPTITHEGRTFHQIENAPTAYVSSCGRVYSSIADRLLSAKPCRIGYIRVAILFEGVKRRKLCSMHRLVALRFIANPDNKPDVNHIDGNKANNSIENLEWVTKSENTRHAFATGLMNVKRGPEHHLYGKSHNVGEETRAKMSAQKMGEKHPKFSGWYQVPAGTFPSTRAAAEAMGTYEKRIQRWCKGGKKRAEGYDFIPSSSEGQSLAVAA, encoded by the coding sequence ATGTACGTAATTCCCAATGTTCCCACCATCACCCATGAGGGCCGCACCTTCCACCAGATAGAGAATGCACCGACTGCCTATGTCAGCTCATGTGGTCGCGTGTACTCTTCCATAGCAGACCGGCTACTTTCCGCTAAACCCTGCCGAATAGGATATATAAGAGTGGCAATCCTTTTCGAGGGTGTTAAAAGAAGGAAGCTTTGTAGCATGCACCGATTGGTGGCTTTACGCTTTATTGCCAACCCGGATAATAAGCCCGACGTCAACCATATCGACGGCAACAAGGCCAACAACAGTATAGAAAATCTTGAGTGGGTGACTAAAAGCGAGAATACCCGCCATGCCTTTGCTACTGGGTTAATGAATGTTAAGAGAGGCCCTGAGCATCATCTCTACGGTAAGAGCCACAATGTTGGGGAAGAAACTAGAGCCAAGATGTCAGCCCAGAAGATGGGCGAGAAGCACCCTAAGTTCAGTGGTTGGTATCAGGTGCCAGCCGGAACATTCCCATCCACTAGGGCCGCCGCTGAGGCAATGGGCACTTACGAGAAAAGGATTCAGCGTTGGTGCAAGGGCGGTAAGAAGCGGGCTGAGGGTTACGACTTCATCCCATCTAGCTCAGAGGGTCAATCGTTAGCCGTAGCCGCCTGA
- a CDS encoding helix-turn-helix domain-containing protein: MQMVIVTTPDQLEAVVLDKLWPRILFELNKRAEAPASTADTETLLTIREAAKLLDVCQQTVHDWKRRGVLPYHKMGGRTYLKRADLLNALKAHQRTEKPARKSAQAPSHVGR; the protein is encoded by the coding sequence ATGCAAATGGTAATTGTCACAACGCCAGATCAACTGGAAGCCGTAGTACTGGACAAACTATGGCCTAGAATCCTTTTTGAGCTTAATAAGCGCGCAGAAGCTCCAGCCTCTACGGCCGACACGGAGACATTGCTAACGATACGTGAGGCCGCCAAACTGCTGGACGTATGCCAGCAGACAGTACACGACTGGAAGCGGCGGGGTGTATTACCGTACCACAAGATGGGCGGTCGTACTTATCTAAAGCGCGCTGATTTATTGAACGCGCTGAAAGCCCACCAGCGCACAGAGAAGCCCGCTCGAAAGTCTGCACAAGCTCCCAGCCATGTTGGACGGTAG
- a CDS encoding site-specific integrase: MAKISFLLSAPGAEKPTPIFCFLSFNGRRVKVYANRSIHPKQWDAKERRALTRGYPRNGAINDWLELLTNRLTTCYDAHAAAGTVPTAAELRALAETEEAEEPALVANTAQKFWQQYDEWVNYTRAAGTVRTAQAHATAGRHLREFAEANGFAIDFDTLTPTMGDRWAAYLLNVARLTDNTINKHLGRLKAFMKWAGKRGYTESTALDRVSWARREPDVMALSAAELAALETLPLPVGSRLEKGRAWFLLACYTGLRYSDLVSIRPQHLRPATEKLPAHLRLTAKKTRAVVNVPLSAAALTIVNRLLAGELDTLKSQPITNPVLNRFLKELGQLAGIDSPVEVIRYRGGVADVTTCPKYEKLTVHTARRTFVTLNLGKGMSAEFVMKLTGHTSYKSFQRYVNLTPQRVAEEFAKFHDMPIPVKIN; the protein is encoded by the coding sequence ATGGCTAAAATATCGTTCCTACTCTCTGCTCCTGGTGCTGAAAAGCCTACACCCATCTTCTGTTTCCTCAGCTTCAACGGGCGACGGGTGAAGGTGTACGCCAACCGCTCTATCCACCCGAAGCAATGGGACGCGAAGGAACGCCGCGCCCTGACTCGGGGCTATCCACGCAACGGGGCAATAAATGATTGGCTTGAATTACTGACCAATCGGCTTACTACCTGCTACGATGCCCACGCCGCCGCTGGCACCGTGCCCACGGCAGCAGAGTTGCGGGCACTTGCCGAAACGGAGGAAGCAGAGGAACCCGCGCTGGTAGCCAATACAGCACAGAAGTTCTGGCAGCAGTACGACGAGTGGGTGAACTACACCCGCGCCGCTGGCACCGTGCGCACGGCACAAGCGCACGCCACGGCGGGCCGCCACCTTCGGGAGTTTGCCGAGGCTAATGGGTTCGCTATCGACTTTGATACCCTCACCCCGACAATGGGTGACCGTTGGGCCGCCTACCTGCTGAACGTAGCCCGCCTGACGGATAACACTATCAACAAGCACTTGGGGCGGCTCAAAGCCTTTATGAAGTGGGCTGGGAAGCGGGGCTATACCGAAAGTACCGCGCTTGACCGGGTAAGCTGGGCGCGTAGGGAGCCGGACGTAATGGCCCTGAGTGCAGCCGAGCTGGCTGCTTTGGAAACCTTGCCGCTGCCCGTTGGCTCCCGACTGGAAAAGGGCCGCGCTTGGTTCCTACTGGCCTGCTATACCGGCCTACGCTACTCCGACTTAGTGAGCATCCGGCCCCAGCACTTACGGCCTGCTACTGAGAAGCTACCGGCCCACTTGCGCTTGACTGCAAAGAAAACCCGCGCCGTGGTGAATGTGCCCCTAAGTGCCGCCGCCCTGACAATCGTAAACCGACTGCTGGCGGGCGAATTAGATACCCTGAAAAGTCAGCCCATCACCAACCCGGTATTAAACCGCTTTTTGAAAGAGCTAGGCCAACTGGCCGGAATTGATTCGCCGGTAGAAGTTATCCGCTACCGGGGAGGGGTAGCTGATGTGACAACGTGCCCCAAGTATGAGAAGCTGACGGTACACACGGCCCGCCGCACGTTCGTAACCCTGAATTTAGGCAAGGGTATGAGCGCCGAGTTTGTGATGAAGCTCACCGGCCATACTTCGTACAAATCATTCCAGAGGTATGTGAACCTTACACCCCAGCGAGTGGCAGAGGAATTTGCTAAGTTTCATGATATGCCTATACCCGTAAAGATTAACTGA
- the galB gene encoding beta-galactosidase GalB has translation MRLSRCFAALLLLAATLPATAQSRKEYLLQTDWKFAKGDVPEAARPDFKDAKWQTVRIPHDWAIYGPFSGNNDLQEVKIEQNNEQKATLKAGRTGGLPFVGTGWYRRRLVVPQFGPGKRAVLLFDGAMSNARVYVNGKEAAFWPYGYNSFSVDVTPFLQANGENTLAVRLQNFPESSRWYPGAGLYRNVHLIVTDDVHIPVWGTYLTTPEITPELAKVKLRTKVETAGGTFQPLRLQTEIRDAAGQVVSTSTATLEQSDNQEFTQNLIIKAPRLWSPESPTLYTAVSKLYAGDVLKDEYSTRFGIRSFTFEADKGFSLNGKVRKFKGVCNHHDLGPLGTAVNTAALRRQLTLLKEMGCDAIRTSHNMPTPELVSLCDEMGFMLMVEAFDEWKSPKVKNGYSQYFDEWSEKDIVNMVRRDRNNPSVIMWSIGNEVPDQSTPGGNKIAKRLQDICHREDPTRPVASGMDRFDADIQNNFASILDIPGFNYKPHRYAEAYGKLPQGFLLGSETASTVSSRGVYKFPVVMAKDQKYPDNQSSSYDLEVCNWSQTPDEEFAKQDDLPYVIGEFVWTGFDYLGEPTPYDEKWPSHSSMFGILDLAGIPKDRFYLYRARWNPSQPTLHLLPHWTWPGREGQTTPVFCYTNYPSAELFVNGKSQGRQTKSNASNQSRYRLMWNDVKYEPGSIKVVAYDQQGKAVAEEEVKTAGKPHHIALIADRTHLAADGNDLAFVTARVEDAQGNLCPEATNELHFAVSGQGQFRAVGNGDPTSLEMFHLPQMKAFSGKLVAIVQASDKAGTIQLKATGKGLKGATAQLQTGVTP, from the coding sequence ATGCGCCTCTCCCGATGCTTTGCTGCGCTGTTGCTGCTGGCCGCTACGCTGCCGGCCACTGCGCAGTCACGGAAAGAATACCTGCTGCAAACCGACTGGAAATTCGCGAAAGGCGACGTACCAGAAGCCGCGCGCCCCGACTTCAAAGACGCCAAATGGCAGACCGTGCGGATTCCGCACGACTGGGCCATCTACGGGCCTTTCAGCGGCAACAATGATTTGCAGGAGGTAAAAATCGAGCAGAACAACGAGCAGAAAGCCACCCTCAAGGCGGGTCGCACCGGCGGCTTGCCGTTTGTCGGGACGGGCTGGTACCGGCGGCGGTTGGTGGTGCCACAGTTCGGGCCGGGCAAGCGCGCCGTGCTGCTCTTCGACGGGGCCATGAGCAACGCCCGCGTGTATGTCAACGGCAAGGAAGCCGCGTTCTGGCCCTATGGCTACAACTCGTTTTCGGTGGACGTAACGCCTTTCCTGCAAGCTAACGGGGAAAACACCTTGGCCGTGCGGCTGCAAAACTTTCCGGAGTCGTCGCGCTGGTATCCGGGCGCGGGGCTTTACCGCAACGTCCACCTCATCGTCACCGACGACGTGCACATTCCGGTGTGGGGCACTTACCTCACCACCCCCGAAATCACGCCGGAACTGGCCAAGGTCAAGCTCCGGACCAAAGTCGAGACGGCCGGTGGGACTTTTCAGCCGCTACGCCTGCAAACCGAAATCCGCGACGCGGCGGGCCAGGTCGTGAGTACTTCTACCGCTACTTTAGAACAAAGTGATAATCAAGAATTTACTCAAAACCTGATTATAAAAGCCCCGCGCTTGTGGTCGCCGGAAAGCCCGACGCTCTATACCGCCGTTTCCAAGCTCTACGCCGGCGACGTCCTGAAAGACGAGTACAGCACGCGGTTTGGCATTCGCTCTTTCACGTTTGAAGCCGACAAAGGCTTCTCGCTCAACGGCAAGGTTCGCAAGTTCAAGGGCGTGTGCAACCACCACGACTTGGGGCCTTTGGGCACGGCCGTTAACACAGCGGCTCTGCGCCGGCAACTGACGTTGCTCAAAGAGATGGGCTGCGACGCCATCCGTACTTCGCACAATATGCCCACCCCCGAGCTGGTCAGCCTCTGCGATGAAATGGGCTTTATGCTGATGGTGGAGGCCTTCGACGAATGGAAATCGCCGAAAGTGAAGAACGGCTACAGCCAATATTTCGACGAATGGTCGGAAAAAGACATCGTCAATATGGTGCGTCGCGACCGCAACAATCCGTCGGTGATCATGTGGAGCATCGGCAACGAGGTGCCTGACCAGAGCACACCTGGTGGCAACAAGATCGCCAAGCGCCTCCAGGACATCTGCCACCGCGAAGACCCTACCCGCCCCGTCGCATCGGGCATGGACCGCTTCGACGCCGACATCCAGAACAACTTTGCCTCGATACTCGACATTCCGGGGTTCAACTACAAGCCCCACCGCTATGCGGAAGCCTACGGCAAACTGCCGCAGGGCTTTTTGCTGGGCTCCGAAACCGCCTCTACGGTCAGTTCGCGCGGCGTGTACAAGTTTCCGGTGGTAATGGCCAAAGACCAGAAGTACCCCGACAACCAGTCGTCGTCTTATGATCTGGAAGTGTGCAACTGGTCGCAGACGCCCGACGAAGAGTTTGCGAAGCAGGACGACCTGCCCTATGTGATCGGCGAGTTTGTCTGGACGGGTTTTGACTACCTCGGCGAGCCCACGCCCTACGATGAAAAATGGCCTTCGCACAGTTCCATGTTCGGCATTCTGGACTTGGCGGGCATCCCAAAAGACCGTTTCTACCTTTACCGCGCCCGCTGGAACCCATCGCAGCCCACCCTGCATTTGCTGCCGCACTGGACCTGGCCCGGCCGCGAAGGCCAGACGACGCCCGTGTTCTGCTACACCAATTATCCGTCGGCGGAGCTGTTTGTAAACGGCAAAAGCCAAGGCCGCCAGACCAAAAGCAACGCCAGCAACCAGTCGCGTTACCGTCTGATGTGGAACGACGTGAAGTACGAGCCGGGCAGCATCAAGGTCGTCGCCTACGATCAGCAGGGCAAAGCCGTCGCGGAAGAAGAAGTAAAAACCGCCGGCAAACCCCACCACATCGCCCTGATCGCCGATCGCACCCACCTCGCCGCCGACGGCAACGACTTAGCCTTCGTAACGGCTCGCGTTGAAGACGCCCAAGGCAACCTTTGCCCTGAGGCCACCAATGAACTCCATTTCGCCGTGAGCGGGCAAGGACAGTTCCGCGCCGTCGGCAACGGCGACCCTACTAGCCTGGAAATGTTTCACTTACCTCAGATGAAGGCGTTTAGCGGCAAGTTAGTAGCCATCGTGCAAGCTTCCGACAAAGCGGGCACTATACAATTGAAAGCCACAGGCAAAGGCCTAAAGGGTGCAACAGCACAGCTACAAACGGGCGTGACTCCATAG
- a CDS encoding RNA polymerase sigma factor — MNSLTDNALMLQVKAGQVDKMGLLFERYHRPLYGFFYRLQGQPATCEDLVQNVFLRLLKYRHTFTGEGEFRTWMYHVARNVLADAAKKNKASAHHYDVADWSEKIGGGVAADEDLQKAQEVAQLHRALNKLSAESREVLVLSRFQELKYEQIAQVLQTTEGAIKVRVHRALNQLKEIF; from the coding sequence TTGAACTCCCTGACGGACAATGCGCTCATGCTCCAGGTAAAGGCCGGTCAAGTAGACAAGATGGGTCTGCTGTTCGAACGGTACCATCGGCCACTCTACGGGTTTTTCTATCGCCTGCAAGGCCAGCCGGCGACCTGCGAAGACCTGGTGCAGAACGTGTTTCTGCGCCTGCTCAAGTACCGCCACACCTTCACCGGTGAGGGCGAGTTTCGGACCTGGATGTACCACGTGGCCCGCAACGTGCTGGCCGATGCGGCGAAGAAAAATAAAGCTTCGGCGCACCACTACGACGTGGCAGACTGGTCGGAGAAAATCGGGGGCGGCGTTGCTGCCGACGAAGACTTGCAGAAGGCGCAGGAGGTAGCCCAACTCCATCGGGCCCTGAACAAGCTGAGTGCCGAAAGCCGCGAGGTGCTGGTGCTGAGCCGCTTTCAGGAGTTGAAGTACGAACAGATTGCGCAAGTACTCCAGACCACGGAAGGAGCCATAAAGGTGCGCGTGCACCGGGCGCTTAACCAACTGAAGGAGATTTTTTAA
- a CDS encoding HEAT repeat domain-containing protein — MDCEGAKDRLLDLLSDELPAAERSAVEMHLAQCPACQQELAATRQLWQTLGKVSVPEPSEHLRPRFYAALAEYQAAEQAKQQGVWSGIIQWFKELQDAALGLRLAYSVVLVALGLAVGYGISLTGRSSSAPADQQQVAALSSQVAEMRQALMLSLLENPSATERLRAVSYTKDIPQANNDRVVEALLSTLNNDPNVNVRLATLEALAGMGTDPAVRQGLVRSLPKQESPLVQSAMADVMVQLQVRRSVKPLRQLLRQDNLNEAVKSKIEHSIEFLSNGRPSGHSSPKPYDETRHQPLPDSIAFVVA, encoded by the coding sequence ATGGACTGTGAAGGCGCAAAAGATCGATTACTGGACCTGCTCAGCGATGAGCTGCCTGCGGCCGAACGGTCGGCGGTAGAAATGCACCTGGCCCAGTGCCCGGCGTGCCAGCAAGAGTTGGCCGCCACCCGGCAGCTTTGGCAGACTTTGGGCAAGGTATCCGTGCCCGAGCCCAGCGAACACCTGCGGCCCCGCTTCTACGCAGCTTTGGCCGAATACCAAGCTGCCGAGCAGGCTAAGCAACAAGGCGTATGGAGTGGTATCATTCAGTGGTTCAAAGAGTTACAGGATGCTGCTCTGGGTCTGCGGTTAGCGTATAGCGTAGTATTGGTAGCATTGGGCTTGGCCGTAGGGTACGGAATAAGCCTAACTGGCCGCAGCTCATCGGCCCCCGCCGACCAGCAGCAAGTGGCCGCGCTTTCGTCGCAGGTCGCCGAAATGCGGCAGGCGCTGATGCTCTCGCTGCTCGAAAACCCCTCGGCCACCGAGCGGCTGCGGGCCGTGAGCTACACCAAAGACATTCCGCAGGCCAACAACGACCGCGTGGTAGAAGCCTTGCTAAGCACGCTTAACAACGACCCCAACGTGAACGTGCGCCTCGCCACTCTGGAGGCACTGGCGGGGATGGGCACCGACCCAGCCGTGCGGCAGGGCTTGGTACGTTCGCTTCCCAAGCAGGAATCGCCGCTGGTGCAGTCGGCCATGGCCGACGTGATGGTGCAGCTGCAAGTGCGCCGCTCGGTAAAGCCGCTGCGCCAGCTGCTCCGGCAAGACAACCTGAACGAGGCAGTGAAAAGCAAAATCGAACACAGCATTGAGTTTTTGTCCAACGGCCGGCCCTCCGGTCATTCCTCCCCCAAACCCTACGATGAAACCCGTCACCAGCCTCTGCCTGATTCTATTGCTTTTGTGGTTGCCTAG
- a CDS encoding DUF4097 family beta strand repeat-containing protein codes for MKPVTSLCLILLLLWLPSCQAWAQVPVHKEQITKEFTLTSDAGHSTLVLYNIFGNVTVQGYSGNKVVVEVTKTITAKDAATLEQGKKEAQIGFEQRNDTVVVYNQGPHDSRPNRGRRNNDWDNRRIEYEYTFDFTVKVPTQMKVHVSTVNNGKVVIQDVTGALQAYNVNGAIAIKNAKGATTARTVNGNVDASYLSSPAGNSSYNTINGQITVVCPKDLSADLHFKSFHGELFTDFPKAEILPAQVTQNKQQEGAGTKYKLTKDTAVRLGKGGTNLRFETLNGDVTVKQQP; via the coding sequence ATGAAACCCGTCACCAGCCTCTGCCTGATTCTATTGCTTTTGTGGTTGCCTAGCTGCCAGGCCTGGGCTCAGGTGCCCGTTCATAAAGAGCAGATTACCAAAGAGTTCACGCTGACGTCCGATGCTGGCCACAGCACCTTGGTGCTATACAACATCTTCGGCAACGTGACCGTGCAAGGCTATTCGGGCAATAAAGTAGTGGTGGAAGTGACCAAGACCATCACGGCCAAAGACGCCGCTACGCTGGAGCAAGGCAAGAAGGAAGCGCAAATCGGTTTCGAGCAGCGCAACGATACGGTCGTGGTGTATAACCAAGGCCCGCACGACTCGCGACCCAACCGCGGCCGCCGCAACAACGACTGGGACAACCGCCGCATCGAGTACGAGTACACCTTTGACTTTACGGTGAAAGTGCCGACTCAGATGAAGGTGCACGTCTCCACCGTCAACAACGGCAAAGTGGTGATTCAGGACGTGACGGGCGCGCTGCAAGCCTACAACGTCAACGGCGCCATTGCCATCAAAAACGCCAAGGGCGCTACCACGGCCCGCACCGTCAACGGCAACGTGGATGCTTCTTACCTGAGCAGCCCCGCGGGCAATTCTTCCTACAACACCATCAACGGCCAGATTACGGTGGTGTGCCCCAAAGATCTCTCCGCTGATTTGCACTTCAAAAGCTTTCACGGCGAGCTCTTTACTGACTTTCCCAAAGCGGAAATCCTGCCGGCGCAGGTTACTCAGAACAAGCAGCAGGAAGGCGCCGGCACCAAATACAAACTCACCAAAGACACGGCGGTCCGGCTGGGCAAAGGCGGCACCAACTTGCGCTTTGAAACCCTCAACGGCGACGTGACCGTCAAACAACAACCGTAA
- a CDS encoding DUF4097 family beta strand repeat-containing protein produces MKTTFLSTLTRPAACAGLLLLALGTAQPLQAQTPGKEQLVVALSAPNKPGTLHVKLVGGAIHVIGYAGKDVLIDAAPRASKARASNSSDGANSQGMKRISRAEGLDLTAREENNRVTISTESWRTPIDLTIKVPQQFSLQIGTVQSGDIVVENVTGELEVSNVNGGIQLTQVGGSAVANTVNGPVTATFKSVTPNAPMAFSSVNGRIDVTFPSNVKTNVKLKSDQGEIYSDFDLAVDKTTPKVNRTSQGNMQRVSVDEWTFGKLNGGGAEVMMKTLNGNIYIRKAK; encoded by the coding sequence ATGAAAACCACTTTTTTGTCGACCCTTACTCGCCCGGCCGCTTGCGCCGGCCTCCTATTGCTCGCGCTCGGAACGGCCCAACCGCTTCAAGCCCAAACTCCCGGCAAGGAGCAACTGGTAGTGGCGCTCAGCGCCCCCAACAAGCCCGGCACCTTGCATGTGAAACTAGTCGGCGGCGCCATCCATGTGATTGGCTATGCTGGCAAGGATGTCCTCATCGACGCCGCGCCACGCGCTTCCAAAGCCCGGGCCAGCAACTCCTCGGACGGGGCCAACTCGCAGGGCATGAAACGGATTTCGCGCGCCGAGGGCCTGGACCTTACGGCCCGCGAAGAAAACAACCGCGTGACCATCTCCACCGAATCGTGGCGCACGCCTATTGACCTGACCATCAAGGTGCCACAACAGTTTTCGCTGCAAATTGGCACAGTGCAGAGCGGCGACATCGTGGTGGAAAACGTGACCGGCGAATTGGAAGTCAGCAACGTAAACGGCGGCATTCAGCTTACGCAAGTGGGCGGTTCGGCCGTGGCCAATACGGTCAATGGGCCAGTCACGGCCACCTTCAAATCGGTGACGCCGAACGCGCCCATGGCGTTTTCCAGCGTCAACGGCCGCATCGACGTGACGTTTCCGAGCAACGTGAAAACGAACGTGAAGCTGAAGTCGGACCAAGGCGAAATTTACAGCGACTTCGACTTGGCCGTCGACAAAACCACCCCCAAAGTAAACCGCACCAGCCAAGGCAACATGCAGCGCGTGAGCGTGGATGAATGGACCTTCGGCAAGCTCAACGGCGGCGGCGCCGAGGTGATGATGAAAACCCTGAACGGCAACATTTATATCCGCAAAGCCAAATAA